GTCGGCATCGGGCCCTATATCGCGGATTTCGCCTCGCATGGCCTGAGGCTGGTGATCGAACTCGACGGCAGCCAGCACGGCGAGGACAATCATCGCTTGCGGGACGAGACGCGCAGCCGCTTTCTTGAAGCGCGCGGCTATCGCATCCTGCGTTTCTGGAATGCCGAGGTGTTCCAAGATATCGCGGGTGTGCTCGATACCATTCACGCAGCGGCCGATAAGGCGGCCAGGGCGAAAACCTGATCAAGACCGCCCGTGTGAGTTGCCAAAGGGATCAAGCGTGGTAAACGCTGAGCGCGAACAGAGCGCAGGTTCCCGAGCCTCAGGTCCCCATGCCCGATTTTCTCCTTGAACTCCTTTCCGAAGAAATCCCCGCGCGTATGCAGCGCAAGGCGGCGGAGGACCTCAAGAAGCGCGTCACCGACGCCTTGGTCGAGCGGGGCCTCGTCTATGAGGGCGCGCAAGGGTTCGCGACCCCGCGGCGGCTGGCGCTCAGCATCATCGGCCTGCCGCCCCGCCAGCCGGACCTGCGCGAGGAGAAGAAGGGGCCGCGCGTCGGCGCGCCGGATCAAGCCATTCAGGGCTTCCTGAAGAGCGCGGGCCTTGCCTCGATCGACGAGGCCAAGGTCGTCAGCGACGGCAAGAAGGGCGAATTCTACGTCGCCGTCACCGAGCGGCCGGGCAAGGAAACCCCCGAGGTGCTGGCCGAGATCCTGCCCGGCATCATTCGCAATTTCCCCTGGCCGAAATCCATGCGCTGGGGTGCGGCGTCTGCCGAGGCCGGCTCGCTGCGCTGGGTACGCCCGCTGCAATCCATTCTGGCCACCTTCGGGCCGGAAACGGAAACGCCTGATGTCGTGCGCCTCGAGGTCGACGGCATCGTCTCGTCCGACGTGACGCGCGGACATCGCTTCCTGGCCGGGCCGAACCCGATCCTCGTGCGCCGCTTCGAGGACTATGTGGCCGCGCTGGAGCGCGCCAAGGTGGTGCTCGACACGGACGAGCGCAAGCGCCGTATCCTGAACGACGCCAAGACCATGGCCTTTGCTCTGGGCCTCGAGGTGGTCGAGGACGAGGGGCTGCTGGAGGAAGTCGCCGGTCTCGTCGAATGGCCGGTCGTCCTGGTCGGCACCTTCGAGGAAGCCTTCCTCGACATTCCGCCGGAGGTGATCCGCGCCACGATCCGCGCCAACCAGAAATGCTTCGTGCTGCGCGATGCCAAGACGGGCAAGCTCGCGAACCGGTTCATCATAACAGCCAATATCGAGGCGAAGGATGGCGGCGCGGCGATCGCCGCCGGCAATGCCCGCGTCGTGCGCGCCCGCCTGTCGGACGCCAAGTTCTTTTGGGAGACCGACAAGAGGCCGTTGCCGGATTACGCGGACTCGGGCGTTAAGCCGCTCGACCAGCGGCTGAAGAAGCTGGAAGACCTCGGCATCATCTTCCACGAGAAGCTCGGCACCCAGGGCGAGCGCATCGCGCGCATCGCGGCGCTGGCGCGCGAACTGGCGCCTGTCGTCGGTGCGGACGCGGACACGGCCGAGCGCGCCGCGCGGCTCGCCAAGGCCGATCTCGTCACCGAAATGGTCGGCGAATTCCCCGAGCTGCAAGGCCTGATGGGCCGCTACTACGCCGAGGCGCAGGGCGAGGACACCGCCGTCGCCGCGGCGATCGAGGATCACTACAAGCCGCAAGGCCCGTCCGACCGCGTGCCGACCGATCCGGTCAGCGTGGCCGTGGCGCTCGCCGACAAGCTCGACACGCTCGTCGGCTTCTGGGCCATCGACGAGAAGCCGACCGGCTCCAAGGACCCCTATGCGCTCCGCCGCGCCGCGCTCGGTGTGATCCGGTTGGTGCTGGAAAATGAGCGGCGGATCCCGCTCGCAACGTTCATCCGCACGGCGCACCACGGTCTCTATTTTCTCTCGAAGCGTGACGTTATAGGCGTGCACGTGGCGGCTGATCATCCAGACATTCCGCATGATGGGGCAGCCGCGCAAGGCCCGGTTCATGTCGATGACCTCGGCATGGATATCGGGCTGGAGCGCGTTCTTGTTGCTTTGCAGCACGGCGCGGAATTCGATTGGCATGCCGCGGATCCGTTGAAGCAATCCATCTCTCACACGGTTCTCACGCCTGCGTTCATCGTCAGCCGCGACCTCCTCTCCTTCTTCCACGACCGCCTGAAGGTCTATCTGCGCGACCAGGGCGCGCGGCATGACCTGATCGACGCGGTGCTGGCGCTCGGCGAGGGCGGGGCCGCGCAGGACGACCTCCTGATGATCGTCCGCCGCGTCGAGGCGCTGGGGCGCTTCCTCGACACGGAGGACGGCAAGAACCTGCTCGCCGGTTACAAGCGCGCCGCCAATATCCTGCGCATCGAGGAGAAGAAGGACGGCCGCGCCTATGACGAGGCGCCGGACGCCACTCTCATCCTCAATGCCGGCGAGGAGGAGGAGCGGGCCCTGGTCGAGGCGCTGCGTGTGGCCGAGATGGAAGCCAAGGCCGCCGTGGGCGGGGAAGACTTCGAGGGCGCCATGAAGGCGCTGAGCGTGCTGCGCGCGCCCGTCGATGCCTTCTTCGACAAGGTCACGGTCAATGCGGATGATCCCGCCGTCCGGGCCAATCGGCTGAAGCTCCTCAATGCCATCCGCGCGGCGACGCGCACAGTGGCGGATTTCTCGCAAATCGCGGGATAAGCGTGGCAGGGAGCGCAATTTGCGGGCAATGGCGCGCGCGAAGTGCCCCCCTCCAGCGAAACTTAAACCTCCTTGGCCACGTTAAGGCTCAGTTCGCCGAGGCTGGCTTGATCTGCGCCATCGCCGCGATGTCGCGGCCGGCTCTCGGCGGCGAGGAGACATATCCATGAGCTTCAACCTCATCGTCATCCAACCGCTGGTTGCGCTGATTGCCGGCATACTCATTCTGATCATGCCGCGGCTCCTGAATTTCATCGTGGCGCTGTACCTGATTTTCATCGGTGTGGTCGGCCTCTTCGGCGACCGGATCGGTCCGCTGCTCAATTAAGGCCTTCCTGCGGCAGGTTCATTTTGTGCACCGCATCGCATTGCCTTTTGGCCCCAGATGCGCCAAGCCTCCACCTGCCGTTAGGTGATTGAAGTAACGAGTGTGGAAGGCAGGCTAGCAATGGCAAAATGGGTCTACACTTTCGGCGACGGTCGCGCCGAGGGCGAGGCGGGCATGAAGAACTTGCTCGGTGGCAAGGGCGCCAACCTCGCGGAAATGTCCAATCTCGGACTTCCCGTGCCTCCGGGGTTCACGATCACCACGGAGGTCTGCACCTACTTCTACGAGAACGGCCAGAGCTATCCGCCGGACCTCGCGGCTGCCGTCGATGCCGCGCTCGCCCATGTCGGCGGGCTCACCGGCAAGACCTTCGGGGATGAGGCCAATCCACTGCTCGTCTCGGTGCGCTCCGGCGCCCGCGCCTCGATGCCGGGCATGATGGACACGGTGCTCAATCTCGGTCTCAACGACGTGACCGTCGAGGCTGTGGCCAAGGCAGCCGGCGACGAGCGTTTCGCCTGGGACAGCTATCGCCGCTTCATCACCATGTATTCCGACGTCGTGCTCGGCGTCGGCCATCACCACTTCGAGGAGGCGCTGGAGCTCTATAAGGAGCGCAAGGGCCTTGACCTCGACACGGATCTCTCCGCCGAGGACTGGAAGGTCCTCGTGAAGACCTACAAGGACATCGTGCAAAAGGAGCTGGGGAAGCCCTTCCCGCAGGCCCCGTCGGAGCAATTGTGGGGGGCGATCGGCGCGGTTTTCGGCTCCTGGATGAATGCCCGCGCCAACAAGTACCGCGAGCTGCATGGCATTCCAGCGAGCTGGGGCACTGCCGTCAACGTGCAGTCCATGGTGTTCGGCAACATGGGCGACACCTCGGCGACAGGCGTCGCCTTCACCCGCAATCCCTCGACCGGCGAGCGCGCCTTATACGGCGAATTCCTCATCAACGCCCAGGGCGAGGATGTGGTCGCCGGCATCCGCACGCCGCAGGATATCACCGAGGCCGCACGCATCGCGTCCGGCTCGAGCAGGCCCTCTCTCGAGAAGGAGATGCCAGCCGCCTATGCCGAGCTCGTGCGCATCTACGGTCTGCTCGAGAAGCACTACCGCGACATGCAGGATCTCGAATTCACCATCGAGAACGGCAAGCTGTGGATGCTGCAGACCCGCAACGGCAAGCGCACGGCCAAGGCGGCGCTGCGCATCGCCGTCGAGCTCGCGGCCGAAGGCCTGATCACCGAGGAAGAGGCCGTGACGCGCGTCGAGCCGGCGGCGCTCGACCAGCTTCTGCATCCAACCATTGATCCGAAAGCCGAGCGCAAGGTGCTGGCCACCGGCCTGCCGGCCTCGCCGGGGGCTGCCTCCGGCGAGATCGTCTTCACGTCGGAGGAGGCGGAGGAAGCCAAGAAGGCGGGCCGCAAGGTCATCCTCGTGCGTGTCGAAACGAGCCCTGAAGACATCCATGGCATGCACGCGGCCGAGGGCATCCTCACCACCCGTGGCGGCATGACCTCTCACGCCGCCGTCGTGGCCCGCGGCATGGGCAAGCCCTGCGTTTCAGGAGCCGGCAGCCTGCGTGTCGATGGGGCGACCGGAACGTTGACCGCGGCCGGCGTCACGTTGAAGCGCGGCGAAATCATCACGATCGACGGCGGCACCGGTCAGGTGCTGGCGGGCAAGGTCAAGATGCTCGAGCCAGAGCTGTCCGGCGAGTTCGGCACGCTGATGGGCTGGGCGGACAAGGTGCGCCGCATGAAGGTGCGCGCCAATGCCGAGACGCCGCTCGATGCCAAGACGGCGCGAACCTTCGGCGCCGAGGGTATCGGCCTCTGCCGCACCGAGCACATGTTCTTCAACGGCGAGCGCATCCTCGCCGTGCGGGAGATGATTCTGGCTGATGACGAAGCGGGCCGCCGTGCGGCTCTTACGAAGCTCCTGCCGATGCAGCGCGCCGATTTCGTCGAGCTGTTCACCATCATGCAGGGTCTGCCGCTGACGATCCGCCTGCTCGATCCGCCGCTGCACGAGTTCCTGCCGCGCACGGACGAGGAGGTGGCCGAGGTCGCGGCCTCCACAGGTACGAGCGTCGCCAAGCTGAACGCGCGCGCCCATGAACTGCACGAGTTCAACCCGATGCTCGGGTTCCGCGGCGTCCGCCTGGCGGTCGCCTTCCCCGAGATCGCCGAGATGCAGGCGCGCGCCATCTTCGAGGCGGCCGTGGAGGCCGGCAAGGCGACAGGTCAGCCAGTGACGCCGGAAATCATGGTGCCGCTCGTCATGACGAGGGCCGAGCTCGACCTCACCAAGGAGCGCATCGACGCCATGGCCAAGGCGGTTGCTGCCGAGACGGGCGTCACCATCGCCTATCAGGTCGGTACGATGATCGAGCTGCCGCGCGCCGCCATCAAGGCGGGCGAGATCGCCGGGACAGCGGAGTTCTTTTCCTTCGGCACCAACGACCTCACTCAGACGACACTCGGCATCTCGCGCGATGATGCAGGTTCCTTCCTCGGTTCCTACACGGCGAAAGGCATCCTGCCGGCCGATCCCTTCGTCACCATCGACGTCGAGGGCGTTGGCGAGCTGGTGAAGCTCGCGGCCGAGCGCGGCCGCGCTGCCCGTCCCGGCATCAAGCTCGGCATCTGCGGCGAGCATGGCGGTGATCCCGCCTCCGTCGCCTTTTGCGAGACGGTCGGGCTCGACTACGTGTCCTGCTCGCCTTATCGGGTGCCGATCGCACGCCTTGCC
This portion of the Chelatococcus sp. YT9 genome encodes:
- a CDS encoding DUF3096 domain-containing protein, with translation MSFNLIVIQPLVALIAGILILIMPRLLNFIVALYLIFIGVVGLFGDRIGPLLN
- a CDS encoding DUF559 domain-containing protein, translated to MGRSRAARARALRHNQTEAEKELWWHLRRRLPLIGTHFRRQVGIGPYIADFASHGLRLVIELDGSQHGEDNHRLRDETRSRFLEARGYRILRFWNAEVFQDIAGVLDTIHAAADKAARAKT
- the ppdK gene encoding pyruvate, phosphate dikinase, translated to MAKWVYTFGDGRAEGEAGMKNLLGGKGANLAEMSNLGLPVPPGFTITTEVCTYFYENGQSYPPDLAAAVDAALAHVGGLTGKTFGDEANPLLVSVRSGARASMPGMMDTVLNLGLNDVTVEAVAKAAGDERFAWDSYRRFITMYSDVVLGVGHHHFEEALELYKERKGLDLDTDLSAEDWKVLVKTYKDIVQKELGKPFPQAPSEQLWGAIGAVFGSWMNARANKYRELHGIPASWGTAVNVQSMVFGNMGDTSATGVAFTRNPSTGERALYGEFLINAQGEDVVAGIRTPQDITEAARIASGSSRPSLEKEMPAAYAELVRIYGLLEKHYRDMQDLEFTIENGKLWMLQTRNGKRTAKAALRIAVELAAEGLITEEEAVTRVEPAALDQLLHPTIDPKAERKVLATGLPASPGAASGEIVFTSEEAEEAKKAGRKVILVRVETSPEDIHGMHAAEGILTTRGGMTSHAAVVARGMGKPCVSGAGSLRVDGATGTLTAAGVTLKRGEIITIDGGTGQVLAGKVKMLEPELSGEFGTLMGWADKVRRMKVRANAETPLDAKTARTFGAEGIGLCRTEHMFFNGERILAVREMILADDEAGRRAALTKLLPMQRADFVELFTIMQGLPLTIRLLDPPLHEFLPRTDEEVAEVAASTGTSVAKLNARAHELHEFNPMLGFRGVRLAVAFPEIAEMQARAIFEAAVEAGKATGQPVTPEIMVPLVMTRAELDLTKERIDAMAKAVAAETGVTIAYQVGTMIELPRAAIKAGEIAGTAEFFSFGTNDLTQTTLGISRDDAGSFLGSYTAKGILPADPFVTIDVEGVGELVKLAAERGRAARPGIKLGICGEHGGDPASVAFCETVGLDYVSCSPYRVPIARLAAAQAALAGRKARGA
- the glyS gene encoding glycine--tRNA ligase subunit beta translates to MPDFLLELLSEEIPARMQRKAAEDLKKRVTDALVERGLVYEGAQGFATPRRLALSIIGLPPRQPDLREEKKGPRVGAPDQAIQGFLKSAGLASIDEAKVVSDGKKGEFYVAVTERPGKETPEVLAEILPGIIRNFPWPKSMRWGAASAEAGSLRWVRPLQSILATFGPETETPDVVRLEVDGIVSSDVTRGHRFLAGPNPILVRRFEDYVAALERAKVVLDTDERKRRILNDAKTMAFALGLEVVEDEGLLEEVAGLVEWPVVLVGTFEEAFLDIPPEVIRATIRANQKCFVLRDAKTGKLANRFIITANIEAKDGGAAIAAGNARVVRARLSDAKFFWETDKRPLPDYADSGVKPLDQRLKKLEDLGIIFHEKLGTQGERIARIAALARELAPVVGADADTAERAARLAKADLVTEMVGEFPELQGLMGRYYAEAQGEDTAVAAAIEDHYKPQGPSDRVPTDPVSVAVALADKLDTLVGFWAIDEKPTGSKDPYALRRAALGVIRLVLENERRIPLATFIRTAHHGLYFLSKRDVIGVHVAADHPDIPHDGAAAQGPVHVDDLGMDIGLERVLVALQHGAEFDWHAADPLKQSISHTVLTPAFIVSRDLLSFFHDRLKVYLRDQGARHDLIDAVLALGEGGAAQDDLLMIVRRVEALGRFLDTEDGKNLLAGYKRAANILRIEEKKDGRAYDEAPDATLILNAGEEEERALVEALRVAEMEAKAAVGGEDFEGAMKALSVLRAPVDAFFDKVTVNADDPAVRANRLKLLNAIRAATRTVADFSQIAG